From Portunus trituberculatus isolate SZX2019 chromosome 37, ASM1759143v1, whole genome shotgun sequence, one genomic window encodes:
- the LOC123514180 gene encoding esterase FE4-like produces the protein MKLVVRVIALLLVGVVSAAELPTEQATVQVTLQQGAITGSREEAINGRVYYSFKSIPYAKPPVGPLRFKNPEPADPWSGVRNGSLPIPKCPQTSIFILGRHPIEGQEDCLYLNVYTPQPYLSNLPVMVYIHGGAFLVGTAAEGGSPAPLMQKDIVLVTMNYRLGALGFLSTEDSVLPGNLGLKDQTLALQWVQDNIMNFGGDPNQVTIFGISAGGISAHLHVLSPNSVGLFHRAIMQSGTALLATITSPRRGAISISKALNCSGPTESHQLLECFKNATMEDLVEAQNSLNEWYDLPLTVGPCVDGSFLPQHPASLLRLARYNDNVDIMTGTVHDEGNLITAGLFSKAGEEALQQLNDNFNKVGPILLGVTNEENPVYLARRVFLRYMSDLNVTMDDEPALTKLIGDQAFTTHSLQSAGFHAKRTSSKTFMYELQQTLEKPIMSLFTNTSIEREMAGHGDDILYLFQFPEFLEPLHRPQDLHVQETFLTLWTNFASTGNPTINGDLGFRWAPVTPSDPLRYLSITTTPTMQQADRSLLNFWNSLPTETTKLLYPELFLQDVKQEL, from the exons ATGAAGCTGGTGGTGAGAGTGATAGCATTGTTACTGGTGGGGGTGGTGTCCGCGGCCGAACTACCAACGGAGCAGGCTACGGTGCAAGTGACGCTGCAGCAGGGCGCTATCACGGGATCGCGAGAGGAGGCAATCAACGGTCGTGTGTACTACAGTTTCAAAAGCATCCCCTACGCCAAGCCACCTGTTGGTCCTCTTCGCTTCAAG AACCCAGAGCCTGCCGACCCATGGAGCGGCGTCAGGAACGGTTCGCTGCCCATCCCCAAGTGTCCGCAAACTTCAATATTTATTCTAGGACGCCATCCCATTGAGGGTCAGGAAGACTGTCTCTACCTTAATGTTTACACACCACAG ccaTACTTATCCAACCTGCCCGTGATGGTGTATATTCACGGCGGAGCCTTTCTGGTCGGTACAGCTGCAGAAGGAGGTTCACCAGCACCACTGATGCAGAAAGACATTGTATTGGTTACCATGAACTACCGCCTGGGCGCcttag GCTTCCTCTCAACGGAAGACAGTGTATTGCCTGGTAATCTTGGTCTCAAGGACCAGACTCTGGCCCTCCAGTGGGTGCAGGACAACATTATGAACTTCGGCGGCGACCCTAACCAAGTCACCATCTTCGGGATTAGTGCCGGAGGAATCTCGGCCCACCTCCACGTCCTTTCTCCAAATTCAGTCG GACTGTTCCACCGAGCCATCATGCAGTCAGGCACAGCACTTCTCGCCACTATCACCTCACCTAGAAGGGGTGCAATCAGCATCAGCAAGGCGCTCAACTGTTCTGGACCTACAGAGAGTCATCAGCTCTTGGAATGCTTTAAGAACGCTACCATGGAGGACTTGGTGGAGGCTCAAAATAGCCTTAAC GAGTGGTACGATCTACCACTGACCGTTGGTCCCTGTGTGGAtggttcctttcttcctcaacaCCCAGCCTCTCTACTCAGGCTTGCCCGCTACAACGACAACGTGGATATAATGACTGGCACGGTGCACGATGAGGGTAACCTGATCACGGCAG GACTCTTCAGCAAGGCAGGAGAGGAAGCACTACAGCAGCTGAACGACAACTTTAATAAGGTGGGGCCAATCCTACTTGGGGTGACAAATGAGGAGAATCCAGTGTACCTGGCTCGACGTGTGTTCCTCAGATACATGAGCGACCTCAACGTGACGATGGACGATGAACCTGCTCTGACGAAA CTTATCGGGGACCAAGCCTTTACGACTCATAGTCTCCAGTCAGCAGGCTTCCACGCCAAAAGAACAAGCAGCAAAACTTTCATGTATGAACTTCAACAAACCCTCGAGAAGCCCATCATGTCATTATTCACGAACACATCCATCGAAAGGGAAA TGGCGGGACACGGGGACGACATATTGTATCTGTTCCAGTTCCCAGAGTTCCTGGAGCCCCTACATCGTCCACAGGACCTCCATGTACAAGAGACCTTCCTCACTCTCTGGACCAATTTTGCCTCCACAGG gaACCCAACCATCAATGGCGATCTGGGCTTCAGGTGGGCTCCAGTGACACCCAGTGATCCTCTCCGCTATTTGtctatcaccaccacgcccaccatgCAGCAGGCGGACAGATCG CTTCTGAATTTCTGGAATTCTTTGCCAACTGAAACCACCAAGCTACTCTACCCGGAGCTGTTCCTTCAAGATGTAAAACAGGAGCTCTGA